ATCGCCGACGGCGTTCTCGACCGCTTCCCCCGCCCCGACATCGTGCTCGGCCAGCACGTCACCCCGCTCCCGGCGGGCACCATCGGCGTGCGCCCGGGCACGCAGATGGCCGCCTCCGACGGACTGCGCGTGACGCTTCTCGGCCGAGGCGGCCACGGCTCGCGGCCGCAGGCCACGATCGACCCCGTCGTGATGGCCGCGGCCACGGTGATGCGGCTGCAGACCGTCGTCTCGCGCGAGACCGACCCGCGCGATGTCGCCGTGGTCACCGTCGGGTCGATCCACGCCGGCCTGAAGAACAACATCATCCCCGCCGAGGCCGTGCTCGAGCTCAGCCTCCGCTATCCCGACGACGCGGCCCGTGCCCGCGTGCTCGAGAAGGTCGAACGCATCGTCCGGGCCGAGGCGCAGGCCTCGGGCGCCGAGGAGGAGCCGGTCATCAAGGTCGACCACAGCCTCCCGCCGACGATCAACGACGACGAGGCGACGGCGCGCCTGAGCGCGGCGTTCACCCGCGCCTTCGGCGACGACAAGGTCGTTGACCCCGGCATGTTCACCGGCAGCGAGGATGTTTCCTGGTTCGCCCGCGAAGCAGGAGTGCCGCTGGTGTTCTGGTTCTGGGGAGGCGTCGACCCTCAGGTGTACGCCGACGCCGCGGCATCCGGGAGCATCGAACGCGAGATCCCCACCAACCACTCGCCGTTCTTCGCTCCGCTCCTGCAGCCCACCCTCGACAACGGCGTGGCGAACCTCGTCACCGCGGCGCGGGAGTTCCTCGCCGCGCGCTGATCCGGCGCATCCTCTCCCTCTCTGCGCGGGCACCTTTGTCCGCGCGGGAACCTTCATCCGCGCAGCCTCCGCTTCCCCTCCCCGCGCGGGCACCTTCTCTCTGCGCGGGCACCGCCTTCCTTCCCCGCGCGCGGAGAATCGGCCGAGAGGCGTACGTTTCGCCGCGAAAAGTACTCCCGCGGGCCGATCGTCCTCTCGCCGCGAACCGCGGCTCTCGGGCCACCCGGTCGCGACATGGTGCGCACGCGCCGCGACAGGCGTAATGTCATCGGCCGTGACGACTGATGGTCGCGAGCCGGTGGAGGAATCCCCTCGCGCAAAACGCCTCCTGCTGGGAGACCCCCTCACCTCCGAAAAGCTCGACGACCAGCTGCTGCCCAAGCGCCGCGCGCTGCCGATCTTCGCCTCCGATGCGCTGAGCTCGGTCGCCTACGCCCCGCAGGAACTCCTGATGATCCTGCTGATCGGCGGCACGGCGTTCCTGGCCTTCAGCCCCGGGGTCGCGGTCGCCGTCGTCGTGCTGCTCGTCGTCGTCGTGCTGAGCTACCGCCAGCTCATCAAGGCCTACCCCTCAGGCGGCGGCGACTACGAGGTGGCGCGCACCAACCTCGGCGAGGTGCCGGGGGTCGTCGTCGCCTCGGCGCTGCTCGTCGACTACGTGCTGACCGTGGCCGTGTCGATCGCGTCGGGCGTCGACAACATCATCTCGGCGATTCCCGAGCTGGCGCCCTTCCGCATCGAGTTCGCGGTCGGGTTCGTGATCCTGCTCGTCCTCGTGAACCTCCGCGGGGTCCGCGAGGCCTCGTTCGCCTTCGCGATCCCCACCTACGTCTTCATCGGATCGGTCGCCGTGATGGTGGTGGTCGCCCTCATCCGCACCGCACTCGGCGACCCGCCGATCGCGTCGAGCGCCGAGTACGCCGTCCAGGCCGAGGAGCTGACGCAGGCCGCGACGATCCTCCTCATCCTGCGGGCGTTCTCGAGCGGATGCTCCGCCCTCACCGGTGTCGAAGCGGTCTCGAACGGCGTGCCGGCCTTCCGTCGCCCGAAGGTCAAGAACGCGCAGTGGACCCTCGTGCTCATGGGCGGCGTCGCCATCGTCCTGTTCGCCGGCCTCACCGCGGTCGGGCTCATCTCGCAGGTGCACTACGCCGAAGACCCCTGCACCCTCGTGGGCTTCGCGTGCGAGACCACCCCGCAGCCGAGCCTCATGGCGCAGATCGCCGCGGCGACATTCGGGATGGGCTCGATTCCGTTCTTCATCGTGCAGGCCGCCACCGCGTGCGTGCTGCTGCTCGCCGCCAACACGGCGTTCAACGGCTTCCCGCTGCTCGGCTCGGTGCTCGCCCGCGACGGCTACGCACCGAAGGCGCTCAACACGCGAGGCGACCGCCTGGTGTTCTCCAACGGCATGATCATCCTCGGGCTCGCGGCCATCGTGGTCCTGGTCGTGTACCAGGCGAACCTCACCACGCTGATCCAGCTCTACATCATCGGCGTCTTCGTGTCGTTCTCCCTCGGGCAGATCGGCATGGTGCGGCACTGGCGTCGAGAGCTTCGTCAGACCACACGGATCGAGGCGCGGCGCGATCCGCGGGCGGCCGCGGAACGCCGTTCGGTGCTGATCGGACTCGCCATCAACTCCACCGGAGCGGCGATGACGGTGGCCGTGCTGCTCATCGTCACGGCCACGAAGTTCATCTACGGAGCGTGGCTGGTCTTCCTCGCCATCCCCGTCCTCGCGGTCCTCATGGTCGGGGTGAACCGCTACTACCGCGACGTCGACCACGAGATCCGCATCGACGAGCCCGTGCGATACGGATCGTCAGGCGACATCGCTCTCATCCTCGTCAGCAAGCTGCAGAAGCCTGTCGCCAAGGCCCTCGACTACGCCCTGGCTGCCCGGCACGACAAGACGATCGCCCTGCACGTGGCGGTGACGAATGAAGATGCTGACGCGCTGCAGCAGGCGTGGCAGGACCAGCGGATGCCGGTGCCCCTCGTCATCCTCGAGTCGCCCTACCGCTACTACGCCCAGCCCGTCGCGGAGTTCATCCGTCAGTACCGCGAGAAGCACGGGTCAGCCGTGGTGACGGTGTACCTGCCGCAGTACATCGTCGGGCACTGGTGGGAGACCTTCCTCCACAACCGCCGCGCGCGGCGCATCGCCCAGCAGCTCATGCTGATCCACGGCGTCACGATCACCCTCGTCCCGTGGCTGCTCGACTCGTCCGAGCTCATCTACGGGCGCCGCTCGCGCCCCCTTCCCGGCCAGGACCGCGCCGGCCGGCCGTTCGACCCGGCCATCGAGGCGCCCCCGATCGCCGAACGGTCGAGCCTGGAGGCCCGCCCCGACGAGTGACGCGGGCCCCGCGGCATCCCCTCTTCTCCCCCTTCGGCCCCTTCGCGCCCTCTGCCGGCGCGCGTACTTCGGGCCCCTCTGCCGGCGCGCGCACGATCGGCCGAGACGCGGACGTTTCGCGGCAGAACGTACGCGCCCGGGCCGATCGTCCTCGTCTCAGCGCAATGATCGTTGCGGCCGGACCCTGAGCGGACCGGACTGTCTAGGCTGTCGGCGATGACCGCCGCCGATCGCCCCGCACTCCGCCTTCTGTTCCGAGGGCCGCGGGGTCGGCTGCTGGCCGCGCTTCTGCTGGCCGAGTTCGCGGCGAGCGTGACCGGCCTGAGCTACGCCGCCGTCCTCCCCGTAGCAGCGGCCGAATTGGACGGACTCGCGCTGTACGGACCGGCCGTCACCATCACCG
The Microbacterium sp. SLBN-154 DNA segment above includes these coding regions:
- a CDS encoding APC family permease: MSSAVTTDGREPVEESPRAKRLLLGDPLTSEKLDDQLLPKRRALPIFASDALSSVAYAPQELLMILLIGGTAFLAFSPGVAVAVVVLLVVVVLSYRQLIKAYPSGGGDYEVARTNLGEVPGVVVASALLVDYVLTVAVSIASGVDNIISAIPELAPFRIEFAVGFVILLVLVNLRGVREASFAFAIPTYVFIGSVAVMVVVALIRTALGDPPIASSAEYAVQAEELTQAATILLILRAFSSGCSALTGVEAVSNGVPAFRRPKVKNAQWTLVLMGGVAIVLFAGLTAVGLISQVHYAEDPCTLVGFACETTPQPSLMAQIAAATFGMGSIPFFIVQAATACVLLLAANTAFNGFPLLGSVLARDGYAPKALNTRGDRLVFSNGMIILGLAAIVVLVVYQANLTTLIQLYIIGVFVSFSLGQIGMVRHWRRELRQTTRIEARRDPRAAAERRSVLIGLAINSTGAAMTVAVLLIVTATKFIYGAWLVFLAIPVLAVLMVGVNRYYRDVDHEIRIDEPVRYGSSGDIALILVSKLQKPVAKALDYALAARHDKTIALHVAVTNEDADALQQAWQDQRMPVPLVILESPYRYYAQPVAEFIRQYREKHGSAVVTVYLPQYIVGHWWETFLHNRRARRIAQQLMLIHGVTITLVPWLLDSSELIYGRRSRPLPGQDRAGRPFDPAIEAPPIAERSSLEARPDE
- a CDS encoding amidohydrolase, producing MALDLDAIYTDLHRHPELSFQETRTAGAIAQRLTELGIEFEEGIGRTGLAAVIRNDDDNAADGERGPVVWLRADMDGLPVEERTGLAYASTARGVDPQGLDVPVMHACGHDMHVTALLGALERLVATTDEWRGTVVAVFQPAEEYGAGSQAMIADGVLDRFPRPDIVLGQHVTPLPAGTIGVRPGTQMAASDGLRVTLLGRGGHGSRPQATIDPVVMAAATVMRLQTVVSRETDPRDVAVVTVGSIHAGLKNNIIPAEAVLELSLRYPDDAARARVLEKVERIVRAEAQASGAEEEPVIKVDHSLPPTINDDEATARLSAAFTRAFGDDKVVDPGMFTGSEDVSWFAREAGVPLVFWFWGGVDPQVYADAAASGSIEREIPTNHSPFFAPLLQPTLDNGVANLVTAAREFLAAR